From the genome of Oncorhynchus gorbuscha isolate QuinsamMale2020 ecotype Even-year unplaced genomic scaffold, OgorEven_v1.0 Un_scaffold_748, whole genome shotgun sequence:
ACTCCCTGTGCATAACATGAAGGATTGGTGCCCTCGGTCTCACCTGTCGTAACATTTGCCGTGCAGCAGGGACTTGGCGTAGCTGTCCAGGGATCGGACAGGATCGTCAGCcttgtaacgctgctctgtgtcGTCCAGGGTCACAAAGAAGGCAGCCTTCTCCACAGTGTCCAGGGCCTGCTGGTTCCTGCCCTGTCTCAGGTAGGCCTCGCGGGCCTCCGCCCAGGGCACCCTGCCAGGCGGGGTGAACATACCATTGAGGAAACTGTTTGATCAAATCATTTATTACTGACAGTGGATTTTCACACCACCTTCAATAGTTGGGTTTATCCAATTCGGGGTCTGTTTGGGGGTTGGGATTGACGTgtggtatgggggggggggggcgtgtgGTATGGGGGGGCGTGGGGTATGGGGGCGTgtggtatggggggggggggggggtatggggGGGCGTGTGGGGGGGGGCGTATGGGGGGGGGCATGGGGGGGTGGGGTATGGGTGGGCGTGGGGTATGGGGGCGTGAGTTATGGGGGCGTGGGGCATGGGGCATGGGGGCGTGTGGTATGGGGGGAAGATTGTGTTTACATTTCTGTGAAAtcctcatgtcttactcattgttGGATCCAAATGTACtatattgaatattatatgaatactataattttaaaaaatggccAATTCGGGTGCAATCATTTAAGTTAATTTCTCAGAAACGATTTcaaaacaatctgagatggtgtgtgtttgttaaGGTGTCTCTCAGTTGGTTGAGCATGGCTCTGGTAACAGGCACTTCCATTCCAGCTGGGCTACCCGTAGGAAAACGGACACGTCGCGTTAGAtaaaagcctctgctaaatgGCACACATTACATGTGTAGCGTTAGCTTACCTGTCCCCAGCAGTGAGGGCGGCCAGGCACTCCTCCCCCGGCTGGGGTTCAGAGGGGTCAGCCAGGATACGCTCCATCTGTTGCTCTACGGCCCTGGGCGACAGCACCTTACCGTCGTAGAACATGGGCACCTTGAAGTAGCGCCCCCGGTGGTACACCACGATGTGCCTGCTGTCCTGCATATGCTGGATGGTGTCTGGACAAGCACAAAGAGAGGGACAACTTTGTGTAACTTCCAACTAAAACCTAAACAAGAATATGATTATGGCTTAAAAAGATAAACTACTCACACAATGTGGACCTACTGAATAATTAGCACAACAAACAGGTGGAAACTGCAGTACTACAACATGTGTAAAAAGGGGTTTTCTAGCAACTAAGACAGAGTATCAAGCAGATACCTTGGAGAGACTAAATGTGCTTTGAACTGTTGTTTCAAGTGAAAGACTTGTGAGAGTGGCTCTAAAGCACAAACTATGGTTGATGTCATTTCCAAGCAGCAGTCAGAACTGCAGTGGGATTCTTTGGCATGAaacaaaagtttttaaaaaacaaacacaatGAAGAGGATTGCAATGAATCGTGGGAGTCTACGGAGGGGGGGGTCTAATTCAGTACACTTTGTAGCCTCGGTCACAAAAAAAAATAGCCGGTTTTATTCCAGGGCCTAAACATCCAATCTGTTATGTCAACTTGGCATTGAGAAAACAGCTCCATCCTGCGATGCCAGTTGGCCTGTATGAAAGTGCACATTGCCTGGAAATATTTGTGCAAAGTCTGTGTACATTTAATGTTCACGTTGCTAAATAGTACAATGATCAAATCATCTGTTCGATGTGCAATTGGTTCCACCAATTTGGTTGGTTGTTAGAACTGCTTTAGTCTGTGTGATTGAGAGACTGGGGAGGAAGAAGTGGCCATCTACCTGTATCTACGCCTGGGATACGACTGGTGTTGAACATACGCTCATATTGCGCTGAGCACATTGGAATGGTATTTTGAAGCATGAGCTGAAAGGCAAaaagaaaaaaatatgaaaaatgacCAAAGCACGAAAGCCTGCTCTCCTAGAAACTGACGGGAGGGGAGCTacaggggtggggggtggtggaGGAACCAGAACGGCTCACGGGACAATTTCTCCCACggaagagaagacagacagatgggtggggatttttaaaaaatacaaaaaattgaAGGGCATGATTGGAGGGGATGGGGAAGGGTTTGAGATAGCTGATCCTATTTCACCAGCATGTTACAAACTTGAGAAATATGGTTGTCTGGGTCAAAATAAACTATATTTCTGGACAAAAACACTAGGTGTAAAAACAGTAATTCCAGTAAGGACTTACAATCACTTACAGTGTCAGACAGTACCTAACAGTTATGAATGCAGAGGCCAAATGGGTGACACACGAGTTTGTTTTTATGGAACATGCTGGTGAAACAGGAATTCCATGGGGACAGGAATGGGTGGGAGGGATAAGGGGTGAGCTGGATCCAAAGTTGGTCTGTGACAATAACGCTCCCTCCTCTTACCCCGTTCCAGGCCTGGGAGGCGGGACGTATTGAACAAGCGCTCCCATTGGGCGGAGCAAAGAGGAACTCTTTTATCCAGTGCAAAGAGCTGCACCAGAGAAAACATCCCGTCCGCAAGTGTGAAACAGAAACAACCATATTTATGTCATTTGGTATTAAATACAGAGGGAAGAGGAACACACATTATGGTCATAAAGCAAATAGATAAGAAGCAGTGACCAAAAGTGAAGGCTATTTACCGGTTTGATCTGCGCTCGGTCCAGCATTCTCCTGTACAGCATGATGGCATGGATAGCATTGCCTGCCCGAGCAGCCTGCAGACTGGTGGGGAACACATACAGGAAGTCctaagagagaggagtgagaatgGAGAAAAAGATGACAATCACTGAATGaatgagaatttttttttttacaatgtataAAGAGAAATATTGCCAAGAGAATCTGATCAAATAGAGTCTGATGAAATTGCCAAATTGGTAAACAGCCATAAACATATAATATTAATAACAAACTgatcaaagacagtacagtatggaaACAGGCTAAAagtgcttctccaatagaaatccctgatcaaacttgtaggcgatgtcatggaGGCGATGGCTAGCTAAGATCATGAGTAGAAACAAGTACATCGGGTCTAACGGTCGTCTCGCGCCGAACTGAGCATTTGCAGGCTGTCCTCTCAAAAGTACTTCTTCCATATAAAACATGTCAAAAAAACaccactcgcacatctgagctgTCTCTGTTGCAGGTGCATGGTGACAGTTGAATAAGatgagaaaaaaagaagaaacctGCACACGGCTCTCGCTAGCGTCGCTAGCGTCGCGGCTCTCGCTAGCGTCGCTAGCGTCACGGCTCTCGCTAGCGTCGCTAGCGTCACGGCTCTCGCTAGCGTCGCTAGCGTCACGTCTCTCGCTAGCGTCGCTAGCGTCACGGCTCTCGCTAGCGTCGCTAGCGTCACGGCTCTCGCTAGCGTCACGGCTCTCGCTAGCGTCACGGCTCTCGCTAGCGTCACGGCTCTCGCTAGCGTCACGGCTCTCGCTAGCGTCGCTAGCATCACGGCTCTCGCTATGGCACAGAGTATATAAAACAATGCAAGATTCAAGACTATTGTACAGAATTCTTGcaaccaacaaaatgttgaatatttggggcatataATCAtcgcagctctgcagattttgttgtgaggatacagaatcaatagaccatttgttttggtattgccctcaggtagcctgtttctggtctcaggttcaggaatggctgaaaaatcAGAACATTCATCTCAAATTtaccctagaaatagcattgttgggagatctggagagaccaggtcagtcaattactaatcttcaactcgcaatctgtggattctatgcagacgacacacaattaatcttctcctttcccccttctgatgaccaggtggcgaatcgcatctctgcatgtctggcagacatatcagtgtggatgacggatcaccacctcaagctgaacctcggcaagacggagctgctcttcctcccggggaaggactgcccgttccatgatcacgccatcacggttgacaactccattgtgtcctcctcccaaagcgctaagaaccttggcgtgatcctgtcgttctcaaccaacatcaaggcggtggcccgttcctgtaggttcatgctctacaacatccgcagagtacgaccctgcctcacacaggaagcggcgcaggtcctaatccaggcacttgtcatctcccgtctggattactgcaactcgctgttggctgggatccctgcctgtgccattaaaccccttcaactcatccagaacgccgcagcccgtctggtgttcaaccttcccaagttctctcacgtcaccctgctcctccgttctctccactggcttccagttgaagctcgcatccgcaccatggtgcttgcctacagagctgtgaggggaacagcacctcagtacctccaggctctgatcaggccctacacccaaacaagggcactgcgttcatccacctctggcctgctcgcctccctaccactgaggaagtacagctcccgctcagcccagtcaaaactgttcgctgctctggccccccaatggtggaacaaactccctcacgacgccaggacagcggagtcaatcaccaccttccggagacacctgaaaccccacctctttaaggaatacctaggataggataagtaatccctctcaccccccccttaagatttagatgcactattgtaaagtgactgttccactcgatgtcataaggtgaatgcaccaatttgtaagtcgctctggataagagcgtctgctaaatgacttaaatgtaaatgtaattctattcgattagatagaCTCAAAGTGTGTTAGACATCACAacatagttgaaagatatatgGTGCATAGAAATCTgaagagggtggccagcagagagaggtgggatggtctgagggGAGCTGAGGGTTAAGATGAGGaactggagacaagtgggagtggagttgctgacTGGGGGATAGAATGACAGTCAAagactaaagtaaaaaatgatattgcctgaggctgatgccgcgCAGGTgcttgtacacatgcatatacacacacgcatatacacacacgcatTCAAATGCAcacttgtgcacacacacacgtaaatatTGCCACACATGCACCGAAATGTATCCAGTTGGCCTTGCTGTTTAGATTACCGTTGTCCTTGATGTCTGTTGTTTTCCTTTGGTTTTCTCTCTTGTTCATTGTGTTGGTTTGGGCATTGGGGGACGGTGGCTTGGGAGGGTTTTAGGTGTGTGGAATTGTGGGAGAGGTTTTTTTCCAGAGGGGGGGGGTCTTGGTGGCCTGGTGGTTGGGGGCTTGGGCCGGTGACCGACAGGTCGCTGGTTCAAGATCAGTCAACGTGCCCTGGTGTCTCCTGTGAGTTGCTCTGGATGGGAGTCTTTTAGATgactgaatgtaatgtaaatgttacgcAGCTTCGCTGCAGGTAGATTGTATGTTTTCATGTTTTTTGACAAAAATTAAAATGTGTCAGTTtcacgaggttggagtaataacatgttcaactacttaagacattggctccaatctaggttgtgcctttacATTTCGAGAAAATAAATAACTTTTGAATAATTTTTCACTTCTCAAACCCCAGCCTAGTCTGTCTTTTCACAAGCATTCCCGGAAGTCTCGTGATGTTGCACCCCTGGGTTCAGTaagtctgtgatattattacatTCCTAGCAGCTTGATTATATATAATGCTAGTTCTGACTCGTACCATTGCATAGTAGTTGCTGTTCACCATGATTGGTCCACGGCCTCTTAGGTAGATGTACTCCTCCCACCAGTCACTGACCTGAGAACAGCAACACAAGCAGGAAGATGGACATGTCGGAATCATACGAAAAGCTATGGAAAATTAATGAAGCTATCTAAGAAAATCTGATGAAAACAATATTTAATTAAATGTGACTTACATAGTTCGTAGCCCACCAGGATTTGAGTTTCAGGTACCACTGAAGTTTAGGACCCAGGCCTTTCTCAAAATCCTTGGCAAGACCCTCCATCCTCGAGTACTGTTCGTCGTCCATGAGCGGATGGGCAGATTCAAGGTACTGGCAGAGGAAACATGTATGACAATCTAACATTGCACACCTTCAGGAGTTCTATAAAATAGCCACACTGTACCCCTCTAGTAAAtggttttaattattattattatatatatatttttaaagatggTTAAGTGGAGCTGTGTTTTGTTTCTGTCACTCACTCTATTGATGGTGTCTTTCACCGAGGGCAGAGGGAGCTGTGGTAACGATGTCTGGAAGCTGTACAACTGGGGATTCCGCCTCCCGGAGAAGATTTTCACCAGTACCTGCACTCACAATTATGGGCTGGTCTGTTAAAGGAGAAGTCTACCTTCAAATAAAAaggatcatatatatatattctttccACCAGTCTTCTGTTTATTTGGTCTGGGGGAGATATTTCTGACATATGATCCTTCTAGGTATAATATTTCTGTAGCCTCCACCTCCACCCGGCATCGGTTTCCCACGAGGCAACAACTGACATGGCCGTTTGCAGTCGACTCACCAGCCAGATGCGTGTCCTCCATGACACGGTGCCGTGATGGGCATACATCCATCCATGCCAGGAGAGCAGCCACTTGAGTGCAGTTCGCATGGTGAAGAAAATAGCCACCCAGAGCCCTGTGCCAACTAGCACCCCGCCAACCACCTGTTGTTTCTCAAAGGACATGTAGCGACTGCAAGGAGAGAGGCAAAGCATCACTTACTGCCCATAAACATCAGGCAATTGTCATTTTATCTATGGTGATTCTATATTTTTCAAAGTTTAGTCAGCATCATTGGGATAGCGAGTTGAGACTTTACCTAACAGGCAGGTGAGCACCCACTTTGGTGAACAGTGCCAAGGAAGGGTCAGCCTGGACGTACTTTGCCCTCCCCATGTACAGCCCCACCACTAACATCAGGCCGGTGGGACTGCCAGGGTACACCCCGGTCATCACCCCATTCTGTGGAGGAAATTATATTCATCTGTTTAGACACATCAACGTCACTGTTGGTTGTATTTACGTGATCTGATGCTGTTGAATGTCTGTATAACTTGGTATTGGTTTGCCTGATGGAAAATTTCCCTTGAGACAAAGTTTGGATACAATTTAAGTGTTGGAGCACCTTGAAGCGGATAAACTTTTTCTTCCAGGAATGCAGGCCAGACAGGTAGATTTGTCTCAGGGCCTCGTGGCTCAACTGCAGATCAATGCCATCTGGAGAGACAGTGAACTGGAACGCCACAGCCTGATGAGCTTCTGCCATGACTCTGCCAGAGGTATTATACAGTCAAAAACACATGACAAAACATCACCAAAACATCATCACATGATAAAAACTGAACACAGGCAACTAGAATAAAAATGACCTTCCCTCGTAAGCTACTTAGGTAGAAAGGACCCACCCACTCTCATGAGCTACTTAGAAAGGACCTTCTCTCAAACAGATGTGACAAGTGGGTGAGAAACATTTGTTCCATTCAGTGAGCAAAAATCTAGTAACGTGATGGTGTGATAAAGCAGTGCTATTTGAGTTTGGCCAATGACAGATGCGCAGCACGACTGCATAAAACACAGCCTGAAACGCAACCAACCTGAATCATGGTCTCCAAGCAAGATATCAGCACAGATAGAAGGGGTTAGTTATAAATATCTTTGATGTCAGCTAACTAACGTTAATGCCGGATCAACTTTGTGAATTCCAAGGCAGAAAGATACTAGCCAGTTGCCTTGTTTGGTTAATATAGCTAGCTGTGACATTCATCCGTTAACTAACTGTCCGCTTATACTGccattagctaactagctagcagcaAATTGTGGGAAacgctggctagttagctacgttgacgttagctagctagataacgttagtcagacagctagctagctaaatagtttGATAGCAGGCGAAATCAACAATCAAACTCACGTAGTATCTTCAAATAGCTCcttttcaaaatatgttttagtTCAAAATCATTTCAGCAGCGATTTCAACGACACCCAGTAAGCTAGCTACTCCACGCTGGGCGGTGGGCTTTACGTCGGACGCTCTGGCACGTTCCAGGAGGCATATTCAAGGCTGACTGTCTAATCCCAAGGGGCCGCGGTTCCGGTCTAGAATCACGGTTTCGACTGCTCCTACAGGTTGGCTTCGGTACTGCAGTTTAACTGACACCCGTCCCAGAGAGCGAATTTCCATACACGATCACATAGTGAAGTCAGATTTGAAAATGTATAATAAAAGACACTatgggcaggagctcaccagaGATGAGTACCAGCACCTCACATTTTCTACTGTTCGTCTTGTAAGAATGTTAACTcaaaaagtattgtggagctcgtTGCACCTAAAGTTTGTACcagaacctatttcagtccaagtcaagcactgcacTTTTAGTCATCAGCTTTGTGAACAAAACATCAATTGAATTATTCAATAATTGTCACTGACgcagatttttaaaaagtatcacTCACCGCCAAAGATATTAAACATCCAATGTCTGCCATGTTTTTGGATGACATAGTCGCTGTTTGCGGCACAGCGGGTTGTCCAGTACCTGCCtatcctttctttggattggtggatacatctcattagtgtaattattttttaaatatttgatgAGGGTTGTTGAAAACAACTGCCTCTATTCAATTAAGAGACATGCTATGCTACCAGCCTCATGCCATTGTAACAGTACAGCTTTCCGCCACTCTCCTTGCCTCTACCTGGTCTCGAACCTGGGCTCTGCACACATCGAGAACAGCCACCCTCGACTCGTCGTTTACCCATCGGGCCAAAAAAAGCcacaaggggaacaactacttcaaggtctcagagcgagtgaagtcaccgattgaaacgctattagtgcacaacaccgctaactagctagccatttcacatcggttacactacgTTTAAACAATATGGCATGAGGGGGTGCGGTATATTGCCGATATACCAAGGCTAAAGGCTGTTCTTGCgcgcaacgcagagtgcctggatacagcccttagatTGGTATATTGGCAATGTTGTCCAAAATACATTTTGGAAGcaaatgttgttttttaacattatttaacgaggcaagttattgttattgttattaagGATTTGTAACTAACGTTGTAGTCTGATACTAGCTACCAAAATCGATTTAAGTAAAGTTATTTTGCAAGCTATTTAAAAAATTAATCAAAACGCTAGTTTAATTCTGTATGGAGCCATAGCTAGCTAACGAGTATAATCATTTGAAAATAAATCATTCACCTGCTAAGACCAAGTAACAGACATACATCCCTTGATTTAATGATCACCCAGTTAGATCTGGAGTTTTAGTAGAACCACGACTGAAGGTAGAAAATAATTTATTTGGCTTTGACATTGGCCTTATTCTGTACCGCCCTTCGATTACTGTAAAATCCAAACAATTTACAATTGTCTGTACGAGTCACagagagggtagtatagacttACTTTTGTAGGTATTAATTGAGGAACCAGGTGAGGAGGGACACAGTCTTGTCGTCCGTCAGGTCCTCTGTAGCCAGTTCCTGCACCCTCACGGACACCGTGTTGTGGTAGAGCTTGAAGAACCTGCCAAGGTGTTGGGATGCACTGCACCAGCGTCACTGTGGCCTCCAGCCTTGCCCATAGCATGCTGCAGCACTATCCACAGTTGATTGGCCAGGTCGTCCGACAGGCCGTacaccttgacaaagtacagtgcatttggaaagtattaagaccccttgactttttctacattttgttacgttacagctttattctaaaattgattaaattgtttttttcccctcatcaatctacacacactacaccataatgacaaagcaaaaacaggtttttacacaTTTTAGCCCTAAGACACCCCTCCCGATGACTCCTACCAATGCACTTAGTACCTATAGTTGGGTCTCCGGTTAGGTTACTTTATACCAGCCACTCAGGTTCCCGATAGACTAATTAACCAGATGCTAAAAATCCTAAATTAATCAAGTCTATTTCAGAAACCTAGAGTAAAacgtatttattatggatccccattagctgctgccaaagaaacaactactcttcctggggtccagcaacattaaggcagtttattcaattttcacaacacactgtgtgcccttaggcccctactccaccactaccacatagctacagtactaaatccatgtgtatgagtagtgtgtgtgtctgtgccaa
Proteins encoded in this window:
- the LOC124020013 gene encoding carnitine O-palmitoyltransferase 1, liver isoform-like isoform X1; the protein is MAEAHQAVAFQFTVSPDGIDLQLSHEALRQIYLSGLHSWKKKFIRFKNGVMTGVYPGSPTGLMLVVGLYMGRAKYVQADPSLALFTKVGAHLPVSRYMSFEKQQVVGGVLVGTGLWVAIFFTMRTALKWLLSWHGWMYAHHGTVSWRTRIWLVLVKIFSGRRNPQLYSFQTSLPQLPLPSVKDTINRYLESAHPLMDDEQYSRMEGLAKDFEKGLGPKLQWYLKLKSWWATNYVSDWWEEYIYLRGRGPIMVNSNYYAMDFLYVFPTSLQAARAGNAIHAIMLYRRMLDRAQIKPLFALDKRVPLCSAQWERLFNTSRLPGLERDTIQHMQDSRHIVVYHRGRYFKVPMFYDGKVLSPRAVEQQMERILADPSEPQPGEECLAALTAGDRVPWAEAREAYLRQGRNQQALDTVEKAAFFVTLDDTEQRYKADDPVRSLDSYAKSLLHGKCYDRWFDKSFNLIVFRNGTMGLNAEHSWADAPIIGHLWEHVLSMDPVKLGYTEEGHCKGNPHPSLPGPQRLQWNIPAECQTAIASSLMVAKALADDVDSHIIPFNCFGKGLIKKCRTSPDAFIQIALQLAHFRDKGRFCLTYEASMTRMFREGRTETVRSCTVETCAFARSMVEDNPRELRLKLLKEAATRHQQLYRLAMTGEGIDRHLFCLYVVSKYLGEDSAFLKEVLSEPWRLSTSQTPLQQVELFDLARHPEYVSSGGGFGPVADDGYGVSYIILGENLINFHISSKHSSPETDSHRFGNLIKQAMLDILALFQLDANALA
- the LOC124020013 gene encoding carnitine O-palmitoyltransferase 1, liver isoform-like isoform X2 is translated as MAEAHQAVAFQFTVSPDGIDLQLSHEALRQIYLSGLHSWKKKFIRFKNGVMTGVYPGSPTGLMLVVGLYMGRAKYVQADPSLALFTKVGAHLPVSRYMSFEKQQVVGGVLVGTGLWVAIFFTMRTALKWLLSWHGWMYAHHGTVSWRTRIWLVLVKIFSGRRNPQLYSFQTSLPQLPLPSVKDTINRYLESAHPLMDDEQYSRMEGLAKDFEKGLGPKLQWYLKLKSWWATNYVSDWWEEYIYLRGRGPIMVNSNYYAMDFLYVFPTSLQAARAGNAIHAIMLYRRMLDRAQIKPLMLQNTIPMCSAQYERMFNTSRIPGVDTDTIQHMQDSRHIVVYHRGRYFKVPMFYDGKVLSPRAVEQQMERILADPSEPQPGEECLAALTAGDRVPWAEAREAYLRQGRNQQALDTVEKAAFFVTLDDTEQRYKADDPVRSLDSYAKSLLHGKCYDRWFDKSFNLIVFRNGTMGLNAEHSWADAPIIGHLWEHVLSMDPVKLGYTEEGHCKGNPHPSLPGPQRLQWNIPAECQTAIASSLMVAKALADDVDSHIIPFNCFGKGLIKKCRTSPDAFIQIALQLAHFRDKGRFCLTYEASMTRMFREGRTETVRSCTVETCAFARSMVEDNPRELRLKLLKEAATRHQQLYRLAMTGEGIDRHLFCLYVVSKYLGEDSAFLKEVLSEPWRLSTSQTPLQQVELFDLARHPEYVSSGGGFGPVADDGYGVSYIILGENLINFHISSKHSSPETDSHRFGNLIKQAMLDILALFQLDANALA